A window of Oryza glaberrima chromosome 2, OglaRS2, whole genome shotgun sequence genomic DNA:
TATTTGATAGTGGATAAAATATTGGTGTTAAGTATGGGCTTACCCCTAATGCATAATCAGATCCTCTGTACCAAATCCTGTTCTCTTTTCTGCTCTCAAGAAACCTCAACACAATCTGTCCAAACCCCAAGTTAGTATGTAAGCACAATTTGCACCAGAATAAAATGTTAGGGTTGGTCTCGTTTTGTCATATTTACCTGACCCAACCTGTCCCAGAATCCTCGGCAAATAGCAACAAATATTCTGCTGGAAAAGACTTCATGGAGATTGTAAATGGAATCAGAGAGATGAACACGGAGAGCCTGCATCCTCTCACGTATATCGCTTTCTCCTTCGCTTTCTCTCGTTTCTTCAAGAATCCGTTTTAGCCTAGTGGTCCGGTTAGCTTGTGCCTGAAATCAATAACCAAAACTTATGGCACCTCTGTATGTAAACTACCTTAGTTAACATTGGACCAAAATGCTGCATTGGTAAAAGGTCTGTAAAACTTCATTCTTACATTACTGACAAGCTTCTCCACAATTGCTTGCAGGTATTTCTTGTACTTCTTCCTCAGCATTACTGTGATGGAGTTCATTTGCTCTCCGAAAACAGCATTCCCATTTGTTATTGTTAGATATGCTGCCCATGATTTGAGACTATCTTCAACTCGGCAGTGTAACACGTCTAACATTCTTTTAACTGTGTTCATGAATGTTCCTAACTGTGATGAGGGAAAACCAAGTGGTTACTAACAAACTAAACACCACAGCCTACAGAACACTTGACAATGCAAACAAACCTGATTCGGTACAACATAAGGGCTTATAGATTGCCTTCTTGTCAATCTTTGAACCTGCTTCTCAAGAATTTTCGGTATGCCGTCTCTCAGAGGTAGTAGAGTTTCCATGTATTGCTTCTCCAGTGCCTTCATAATTTCTCTCTCAACATCAGCAATAGCCTGAATCAGAAAATGAATATCAATCGAGTCCAACACATGACAAGCATGGGGAGTTGATCATTCGAGGACTATGAAGTGTGTACTTACACTCTCTAAACTCATCAGATAATGTGGCCATCTGTTGATAACTACTCCATATTCATTTATGCTTTCTTTTATTTGTTCATACATTTGCTCGGCAAATGTCGAGGTTGTTGAGACTGCAGGGCATGATAACTGCAAAGGTAGGTGAGGAATATAAGCAAGGAAGTGCGAGTGCTAAGGTCTGCTTAATCATCAATGTGTTTATGGTTACCTTATCAGCTCTGCAATTGTCAAGTAACTGCAATCGGGTATCTTCAATCCACACCATGATGTAGCCATGAAATAAATCCCTTGAAACCACACCCCCATGCACAGGTCTAAAATTTTATAGTCAAAACAAATGAAGCAGTAACACATTAGTGTTCAATGTATCAGCTCAAAAGAATGTGACAGTTTGGGAGCACAATCAACCGGAAAAAACAGCAGTAGATCAACTATTCAACTGTATCTTACCTCACTTGCCAAGAGTCAAGATCTCTCTCAAAATCTGCAGTAGCAATGAGCAGTTCAGCAACATGCTCTAGTGGTCTTGATGGGGGACTTGCAGAAAGAAAACCCTTCAATCGTTTGCAGAGCTCGGTACTGTACAGGGATGCTGCTATATTTGGCAGATCTATTGAActaaaggaaaacaaaaaaaaatctgtgagATACGCTACCATTGTACAAAAGAAATTAATTTCCTCCACTAGAGTGTATAGATGTGTTACCTTGGAAGTATATTCTGATTGTGAATCTTAATATCTGCTTGAATTTCACGACTTATGTTAATACATATAGTCTTCATTTTGAGATATGCAGCAGAAATAGCCATAGGGTCCGTAAGAAGGCTGTCATTGTTGCTTGACATGAATTCGTCTGTCTCAATCATATGCCTCCTGCACCTTTTTGCCGCAGCAGTCTGTAAAAGGGAAGTTTATGCTATTCAATTCTGTGTACACAAAGAGTAAGCAAAAGCACAGCCTGTTGTCCATTTCTGCTAGTTGGAATACCAATTATTTTGCAAAACCGATTTTGAAAGGTGTTTGCAAAAATTCCCGATTAGCGATTAATGTCTGTGCTTGAACAGGAGATCATataataataagataaaagTGTGAACTCTGCAACTGGACCAAAAAAACTATTTATTGACAAAGATTAATTAGCTTAtgttcaaaacaaaaatatggtAACATTAGTGAATTGCACATTGTCATCATTGCCTGGTACAATTTTTGAATAATCAACCTAAATCAAGTTTGAGTTCTTCACTTTCCTCAGTAAAAATCCAGTGCAGTTTCACAGTAAGAATTTTCAGGCAGATTAAAAacgaaagttttgaattttgatctATCACTTTTAGAATATAAATGCAGCTATCTCTGATACATAATTAAAGTTAAACTAGATGGCTGCTAAGTTCATTGCtctgagaaaaaaagaatatagCATCCAAAAGGAAAATGCACAAAGTATCTGCATCTACAATCTCACCTGTAAATAGTTCCGGAGTATGTTTTGTGCTTCATTGGAGAGTATGTCATGCAGTACACTGAATATCTGAACTGCAGGTGCTAAAGCTGGGGCAGCACAATCTGATATGGGACCAAATAGGTCAGACAAACCAGTAGGAGAATTCTCATCCAAGGACTTGTAATTTTCAAACACAACTGCAAGGAGGCTCTTGATCCGATCTTCGCAATCTAATAGTATGCTTCTCtgcaacaaataaaaaataagtttccataattattttattctttacATTTTATTGGAATCAAGAATTATCAAAATGTGTTTATTTGCTGGCATGCTACAGAACATAATTATATATTTCAATTGCTATATCTGAATTCTTGTTAAATGGAAGTATATATGGAGTAAATTTAGCTAACATATTACCTCTTGTCTCGTCAAAGTCCTATCATCACGTGCTTTCATTACAGGGAGAAGCAGTTCATATGCAAGTTCCAAGCAATCTTTTGTTGGTGTTGCAACATTCAAAATGTAAGACAAGTATCTGTAGAAAGTAAGATGCAACGTTAGTATGTTTTGGTATATTCAGTAACCAATGAGTGACTGTATGCAACCTAACAACATATCACCTCAATTTTCTATATGCGTCTGATACCCCATAGTAATCTGAAAACTCGTCCAATAGCCATTTCCATGAACCACTGACATGCAACATTTTGCTATTGAAATTCTGAGCTCTCATTGCTGCTTCCAGAACCATGTCATATACAATAGTATCCACAGCTGGACCGCCTTGCAGCATCTATAATGACACCATGCAAAAGTTTAGAACATATGTTGGAATTTTTGGTCCAAAAATATACGAGCATGAAAATAATAGACCAACCTTCGCAGCTCCTTGATTGTCAGAAGAGACAGAGAAGTTTATACAAAGCTGAATTTTTCCCACGCATTCTTGATCATCAAGATATAAAGGCCACCACTTAATGATTTCCTcctgctgttttttttccccacaAACGTGCCAAGTTGAGAAATGGGTTCATGAAACATTTGCACCAAATGAAGGTGAGCAACGAGCAGGACATACATGAGTATCAGTGATCGATGAAACTTGAATTTTTGCGCGGCCTATGACAACCCTATTATTGTCTTGTACTTCGACAAGAATAGAATCCCCCTGGCTCTCTAGATAACTGGAACATATGTATTAAGATGATTAAATAATGTTCTGAGTAAGTTGCGTACTTAATAGATTGGAGTAGCAAGTGTACAAAAGAATCATAACTAGGCTAGGACTTACAAGAGTTGAGATTCACCAGTGCCTGGTTTCAAATATTGTGGAGAAATGGAATCTCTCTGGTTATCCTTGCAGGAGCTTTGCAATTCTAGCGTGCATGTGAACATTTCTGCAAGTAAGATATTGTGTTACTGATTGTGGAAACAAGATCTAGCAGAAGGTGCAGAACAAAAGAAAACTGTTAACCTTCTGGCAAAGATGTTGATGATGTGGATGTCAACATGGTAACCTGACTCTTCAGGATTTTAGAAATCTGTCTGACATACTCGCTACCAGCTTGCATGTACAGATTTCTAAAGGATGATGTTGCCCGAAGCTTTGGTCTTTGAGGTACAAcacgtattttttttactgtatgGAATGAAACATTAAGAATGTGAGTGCAAAAAGCGGTTTAAAATTTGGAACCACGCCTAACTAATCATAAATTCACAATTTTgctaagaaattttaaaaaatgcatAATGTACATGAAAGATGGCCCATACTGAAGTTCTTGATGAACGATTGTGCGTACCTTCAATCTCAATCTGTTTAACAAGTTTTCTTCCCTTCATATTGCAACTCCCGTCCTTATCATAGATACTTTTTCCGTCATCTTGACTCTTGTGCTTGGGATGAAGCAAAAAACTCTGTATCCTATTCATCAAAAGGAGGAAAATAAGCTGAGCAAAACAAGGAAAGCAAATTGGATGCTAGTTTACTGGGAACATAATGTCATGAATGATATTTTGCATACCCAAAGGCGCTTCTCAGTACCATACACTCATCACGAAGGAATTCTGGAGCCTCCATGCAGTTTCTTGCCCATGCATTCAGACAGATCCGAAAGCACGCATCATATGCAACAAAAGATTGCCATGCACTTTGGACACtgataatttggaaaaaaaaagaccagtAAGAACAGTGAGCAGATGAACAACATCTTCAGGGGGTAAGTTCACAGGTAAATCAAAACGCACTTAGCCGTGAAACTCGGCATCTGAGCTAACAAATTGCTCTCGACGTACGGCACATGAACACCATCTTCTTGAACATTTGATCTGGATTGTTTTTTAACAGAAAAAGAACGATGTGAGCAAGAACAATTCATAGCGTAAAAGCTAAAATACTCCAATTTTCAACCACCAACTGACAACTGTACCTCGTAGGAAGCTCAGGCTCATGAACATCCTGGGCCAGTATATCTGCCACTGATGATACCCCAGCCCTTTCAAGGCCTCCTTTCGTTTCAGCTGCTTCCACATGATCAGATAAATCATCTCAAATCTCAACCACTTCTTCAAGGTCAAGGAAATGATCCAGAATACAATTCCACTATAAAGTAAACACTCACCAACAGTGTCAAAAATGGCCTCAACCCCATCTCCTGCAATTGGAGGGGCACTTGGTGTCCCAATGGCTTGAAATTTTTGCTCACCAAAATAATGTTCCTGAATAAGAAACCATAAATTTGCCTTTTATCTTCACAAACACAAGTGCACAAACTATGCTAACTTCGAATTTCCCCAAGCACATATAAGCTTCCAGAAATCGATCACAGTTAAATTATCATCAATGATCACAGTGAGAGAGTAAAACCCTTACATGCGAGGTGGAATCCACGGTATTGTGGCCGCTGGAGCATTTCCCGGCGAAGGCGCTCGCGGCCCGCACCTCCACCCGCAGGTTCTCCTTGGACTGCCCGCGAACCaacccgccgcccccgcccctccGGCTGAGCTGCGAGGTGACCTCGTCGTCGAACGCTACCCCGCCGCGGTCCATGGCCCTCCGGAGCAGGCTGGAGTCGCCGCTGGAGCAcgccccgtcctcctcctcctcctcgagcgTGTCGGAGAAGTTGCCGTAGTAGCAGTCATCGGGCACCCCCCACGACGCCAcgctctcctccccttcctccccatcctcctcctcggagtccgccgccgcgaggagcaCGGAGTGGTGGTGCCGCCCAAGCAGCCCGGAGTGCCGCGCCGTGGTCCGCACCGGGGGGAGGCTCTTGGGGGAGAACAGCCCATTCCCCACacctccgccgacgccgacgccgacgccggagcAGCCCCTCCCGTACAGCGCGGGGCTCCTCGGCGCCGCGATCTGCCCCGCGGGCAGCCGCTCCGCCAgcggcgacctcggcggcggcggcgcaggagagCCCGTGCCCTGCTTGATCCAGCTGATCGCCGACTCGTCGAGCCCCTCCGTGAACATCATCCTCGCGCCGCCTCCGGTTGCGTGGTCGCCGGATTGGGGGATTGGCGAATTGGTGGTCTCGGATTCGGGGATGGATTGGATTTGGGAGTGGATTCGATTTGGGGATGAAttggagaggggaggagagggagaaggggg
This region includes:
- the LOC127761017 gene encoding uncharacterized protein LOC127761017 isoform X1 translates to MMFTEGLDESAISWIKQGTGSPAPPPPRSPLAERLPAGQIAAPRSPALYGRGCSGVGVGVGGGVGNGLFSPKSLPPVRTTARHSGLLGRHHHSVLLAAADSEEEDGEEGEESVASWGVPDDCYYGNFSDTLEEEEEDGACSSGDSSLLRRAMDRGGVAFDDEVTSQLSRRGGGGGLVRGQSKENLRVEVRAASAFAGKCSSGHNTVDSTSHEHYFGEQKFQAIGTPSAPPIAGDGVEAIFDTVAAETKGGLERAGVSSVADILAQDVHEPELPTRSNVQEDGVHVPYVESNLLAQMPSFTANVQSAWQSFVAYDACFRICLNAWARNCMEAPEFLRDECMVLRSAFGIQSFLLHPKHKSQDDGKSIYDKDGSCNMKGRKLVKQIEIEVKKIRVVPQRPKLRATSSFRNLYMQAGSEYVRQISKILKSQVTMLTSTSSTSLPEEMFTCTLELQSSCKDNQRDSISPQYLKPGTGESQLFYLESQGDSILVEVQDNNRVVIGRAKIQVSSITDTHQEEIIKWWPLYLDDQECVGKIQLCINFSVSSDNQGAAKMLQGGPAVDTIVYDMVLEAAMRAQNFNSKMLHVSGSWKWLLDEFSDYYGVSDAYRKLRYLSYILNVATPTKDCLELAYELLLPVMKARDDRTLTRQERSILLDCEDRIKSLLAVVFENYKSLDENSPTGLSDLFGPISDCAAPALAPAVQIFSVLHDILSNEAQNILRNYLQTAAAKRCRRHMIETDEFMSSNNDSLLTDPMAISAAYLKMKTICINISREIQADIKIHNQNILPSSIDLPNIAASLYSTELCKRLKGFLSASPPSRPLEHVAELLIATADFERDLDSWQVRPVHGGVVSRDLFHGYIMVWIEDTRLQLLDNCRADKLSCPAVSTTSTFAEQMYEQIKESINEYGVVINRWPHYLMSLESAIADVEREIMKALEKQYMETLLPLRDGIPKILEKQVQRLTRRQSISPYVVPNQLGTFMNTVKRMLDVLHCRVEDSLKSWAAYLTITNGNAVFGEQMNSITVMLRKKYKKYLQAIVEKLVSNAQANRTTRLKRILEETRESEGESDIRERMQALRVHLSDSIYNLHEVFSSRIFVAICRGFWDRLGQIVLRFLESRKENRIWYRGSDYALGILDDVFASEMQKHLGNSLQDRDLDPPQSVVDARSILC
- the LOC127761017 gene encoding uncharacterized protein LOC127761017 isoform X2, whose product is MMFTEGLDESAISWIKQGTGSPAPPPPRSPLAERLPAGQIAAPRSPALYGRGCSGVGVGVGGGVGNGLFSPKSLPPVRTTARHSGLLGRHHHSVLLAAADSEEEDGEEGEESVASWGVPDDCYYGNFSDTLEEEEEDGACSSGDSSLLRRAMDRGGVAFDDEVTSQLSRRGGGGGLVRGQSKENLRVEVRAASAFAGKCSSGHNTVDSTSHEHYFGEQKFQAIGTPSAPPIAGDGVEAIFDTVAETKGGLERAGVSSVADILAQDVHEPELPTRSNVQEDGVHVPYVESNLLAQMPSFTANVQSAWQSFVAYDACFRICLNAWARNCMEAPEFLRDECMVLRSAFGIQSFLLHPKHKSQDDGKSIYDKDGSCNMKGRKLVKQIEIEVKKIRVVPQRPKLRATSSFRNLYMQAGSEYVRQISKILKSQVTMLTSTSSTSLPEEMFTCTLELQSSCKDNQRDSISPQYLKPGTGESQLFYLESQGDSILVEVQDNNRVVIGRAKIQVSSITDTHQEEIIKWWPLYLDDQECVGKIQLCINFSVSSDNQGAAKMLQGGPAVDTIVYDMVLEAAMRAQNFNSKMLHVSGSWKWLLDEFSDYYGVSDAYRKLRYLSYILNVATPTKDCLELAYELLLPVMKARDDRTLTRQERSILLDCEDRIKSLLAVVFENYKSLDENSPTGLSDLFGPISDCAAPALAPAVQIFSVLHDILSNEAQNILRNYLQTAAAKRCRRHMIETDEFMSSNNDSLLTDPMAISAAYLKMKTICINISREIQADIKIHNQNILPSSIDLPNIAASLYSTELCKRLKGFLSASPPSRPLEHVAELLIATADFERDLDSWQVRPVHGGVVSRDLFHGYIMVWIEDTRLQLLDNCRADKLSCPAVSTTSTFAEQMYEQIKESINEYGVVINRWPHYLMSLESAIADVEREIMKALEKQYMETLLPLRDGIPKILEKQVQRLTRRQSISPYVVPNQLGTFMNTVKRMLDVLHCRVEDSLKSWAAYLTITNGNAVFGEQMNSITVMLRKKYKKYLQAIVEKLVSNAQANRTTRLKRILEETRESEGESDIRERMQALRVHLSDSIYNLHEVFSSRIFVAICRGFWDRLGQIVLRFLESRKENRIWYRGSDYALGILDDVFASEMQKHLGNSLQDRDLDPPQSVVDARSILC